A window of the Parabacteroides merdae ATCC 43184 genome harbors these coding sequences:
- the mobA gene encoding conjugal transfer protein MobA — translation MEKTTGTRTGRKPKNDPADHKYSFRLNAEENTRFEKLLADSGAGNLTLFIKKSIFSGQIKVVKIDKATMDYYIRLTEFHKQFQAVGNNYNQVVRALKNNFGEKRAMALLYKLERLSLELMLICKKVMALTQEYERKWLQK, via the coding sequence ATGGAGAAAACAACAGGGACAAGGACGGGCAGAAAGCCTAAAAATGATCCGGCGGACCACAAGTACAGTTTCCGCCTGAACGCCGAGGAGAACACAAGATTTGAAAAGTTGCTGGCGGATTCAGGAGCCGGCAACCTCACGCTGTTCATCAAGAAATCCATCTTCTCGGGACAGATAAAGGTCGTGAAAATAGACAAGGCGACGATGGACTATTACATCAGGCTGACAGAATTCCACAAACAGTTCCAGGCTGTCGGCAACAACTACAACCAGGTCGTCCGTGCCTTGAAGAACAATTTCGGGGAGAAACGGGCGATGGCATTGCTCTATAAGTTGGAAAGATTGAGTCTTGAGCTGATGCTCATCTGCAAAAAGGTCATGGCGCTAACCCAGGAATACGAGCGGAAATGGTTGCAAAAATAA
- a CDS encoding ParA family protein, with translation MKQVIHSKFKPMKREPLFVALSNQKGGVGKSTFTVLLASYFHYLNGYNVLVVDCDYPQHSISAMRDWEVGNIEKNVHLQNQLVEQFGTSGRKAYSILNSTPEEARETAGRFLEKSDLDYDLVLFDLPGTVNVPGVFQSVINMDYVFTPITQERMVMRSSMSFVLAIREYMHRHADVPLRGIHMFWNRMDKRVSKGLYNGYTEIFRSLKLPVLETVIPSAERYNKDSGMKGPLFRSTLFPPSPSAVKGSGLDLLVAEIETVLKLQ, from the coding sequence ATGAAACAAGTCATACACTCTAAATTCAAGCCTATGAAGAGAGAACCTTTATTTGTCGCTTTGAGCAACCAGAAAGGCGGTGTGGGAAAATCCACGTTCACCGTGTTGCTCGCCAGTTATTTCCATTACCTGAACGGATATAACGTACTTGTGGTGGATTGTGATTATCCACAGCACAGCATCAGTGCCATGCGGGACTGGGAAGTGGGGAACATTGAAAAGAACGTGCATCTGCAAAACCAGCTGGTGGAACAGTTCGGAACAAGCGGCAGGAAAGCCTACAGCATCCTGAACTCCACCCCGGAGGAAGCTAGGGAGACGGCCGGCCGCTTTCTCGAAAAGTCGGATCTGGACTATGACCTTGTCCTTTTTGATCTCCCCGGTACCGTGAATGTGCCCGGTGTCTTCCAGTCCGTGATCAATATGGACTATGTATTCACTCCGATTACACAGGAAAGGATGGTAATGCGGAGCAGCATGTCTTTTGTCCTTGCCATCAGGGAATACATGCACCGGCATGCGGACGTACCCTTGCGTGGCATCCATATGTTCTGGAACCGGATGGACAAACGGGTGTCCAAAGGGCTGTATAACGGCTATACCGAAATTTTCCGCTCTCTGAAACTGCCGGTGCTGGAGACCGTCATTCCCAGTGCGGAACGCTACAACAAAGATTCCGGGATGAAGGGGCCCCTGTTCCGCAGCACCTTGTTCCCTCCATCTCCCTCCGCAGTGAAAGGAAGCGGTCTGGACCTGTTGGTAGCGGAAATAGAAACCGTACTGAAACTTCAATAA